In Maridesulfovibrio bastinii DSM 16055, the genomic window ATTTCTTATTCTTTTCTTTCTTTATATCTTGTTCTGTTGCGGCACCGGATGATGCCGTGCTGCTACAGACATTGCTTGCAGGATGAAGCTCACATTGCGGCGATGAAAGCGTCTGCGGTTGAGCTGCTGATTGAGTTCCCGGTTGAGTATTCGGTTGTGCAATCGCTTGAGTATTCGGTTGTGCAATCGCTTGAGTATTCGGTTGTGCAATCGCTTGAGTATTCGGATGAGCAATCGCTTGAGTATTCGGTTGTGCAATCGCTTGAGTATTCGGATGAGCATTCGGCAGGTTGTCCTGCTGTCTCAGTGGCTGAACATGGTCTGAGGAAACTATTTTTCCATCGATCATGGTGCTCGACTGATATTTGTCCCAGTTCGGCACGGTTATGATTGTAAACCTGTTGGCCCTGCTGCTAATTTTAATAAAACCGTCGGCTTGCAGTTTTTTCAGCATGCGTGTCAGGCTGGTGCGGTCCAGCCCGAGTTCCGCACACCATGAGGAGACCACTATCCCGGTCTGACCGCATTTAAGCTCCACCCCTCGAAAAGCTGTCTTCTTGCGGCAGACTCTGACCAGAAGCGAAAGCATAAGACCACGGTAGGCCAGCCCCCTGCTCCATGAAACATTATCCTCAATCCTGCGCCAGAGTTTGATATACCCTCTGTTCAACGAACTTCTCCTTTTTATAGTAGTTAAAGTATGCCCTTTAACTATATTCTGCGTCTGTAAGCGGACATATTTAAGCCGACTCATGTCCGCCGGCAGGAAAAAATGAAAAAGAAACGAACAGATCCCGGTGTTTTGCTTGACATGGAAAAGCGATGAGGTATATCAACTTCAACCTCGTGGGCAATTAGCTCAGTTGGATAGAGCGCTAGCCTCCGGAGCTAGAGGCCACAAGTTCGAATCTTGTATTGCCCACCACTATATAAAATCATACAGTCTAATAGGACGTCTTAAGCCCCTGAATTTCAGGGGCTTTTCTTTTGTCATTTGTGTCATACACTCTCATAAGGTGTATAGACATACCCATTTTTTGTAAGTATGTTTGTGAGTATGTCGAGTATATTCCCAAAAGACATACTCACAAAATTGGAGATGCAAATGACACTTACTGCCACACAAGTAAAAAACGCCAAACCCAAAGCCAAACTGTACCGCATTGCTGATCAAGGTGGATTATGCCTTGAAGTAAAGCCTACTGGTAAAAAGTTCTGGCGTTATCGCTATCGATTTGACGGTAAAGCTACCATGCTGACTCTTGGTACATATCCCGAAGTAAGTCTAGCTGATGCCCGCATAGAGCATATGGAGGCGTCGAGGACTCTTAAGAATGGAATTAACCCGAAGCAGGCAAAAAACGTTAAACTGGCTGAAGCACAAGCACAAAATGATACTTTTGAACTGGTGGCGCGGGCATGGCTGAAAAAAAACAGCGAATCGTGGACCACAAAAACGTACCGCACCAATGAAGGCCGTCTCTCAAATCATGTTTTTCCCTACATCGGACACCTGCCCATTTCAGCAATTTCCCCTAAAGACATACTTGGATTACTTCAAAGAATTGAAGCTAAGGGCACTCTTGAAACCGCACACAGAGTTGCTTCTTTATGTTCGCAAATTTTCAAATATGCAGTCTTTATCAATAAGGTAGAAATCGACCCGGTACAGATTGTTAAAGGGGCTTTGCCTCCAATAACAAAAAGCAGAAAACACCGGGCGGCTCTCACTGATCCAATGGAAGTAGGAAAACTCTTACGGTATATCGAAGAATACTCTGGGCATTATATTGTAAAACAGGCTTTACGTGTCGGGTTGTACACTTTTACACGTTCAAAAGAAATTCGCGGAATGAAATGGGATGAAATTGATTTTGACCGCAAAGAGTGGCGAATTCCAGCAGAACGCATGAAAATGCGCAAACCTCACATCGTACCACTTTCAAATCAAGTTCTAACAATTCTTAAGGAAGTGAAACAGCTTAATAATCCATCAAAATTTGTATTTCCTAGCGTTGTGAATAATTCAAGCATTCTTTCTGAAAACACCCTCAACACAGCTATACGCCGCATGGGGTATACTAAAGAACAGCTTTGTTATCACGGCTTCCGTGGAACATGCACTACCCTGCTTTATGAAACTGGTTGGCCTAAAGATATGGTCGAACGCCAGCTTGCGCACGTACAGACAAACCAAGTTCGAGCTGCTTATGATCATGCCCAATATATGGAAGAACGAACCAGAATGATGCAAATTTTCTCAGATTATCTCGATAGCCTCCGTGATGGTGGAAGTGTGATTCCGTTTAAGAAAAGAGCTTAATACGTATATTGACCATTGTTACCTGAGAGGTTACATTATGATTAAAGGATTCGCCCATAAGGGGCTAGAAGATTTCTTCAATACCGGAACAACAAGAGGAATTCAGTCCAAGCATGCATCAAAATTAGGCCGAATCCTTGATAGACTTGATTCCGCTTTAGATATTCAAGATATGAATGCACCGGGCTTTGGACTTCATCCTTTAAAGGGAAATCTTATAAACCACTATTCTATTAAAATTTCAGGCAACTGGAGGCTGACTTTCAAATTTGAAAATGGCAACGCCTATGTTGTGAACTATCAAGACTACCATTAAGCAAGGAGGCTCTATGCACACTACTACACGCAGGCCGACACACCCCGGAGAAATTATTAAATATGACTATATGGAACCCTTAGGGCTGACAGTAACAGCCTTAGCTGCGCATCTTGGGGTAAGCCGTAAGCATTTATCACAAGTCCTTCATGAAAAAACCAGCGTAAGCCCTGTAATGGCTTTACGACTGTCACGGGCATTCAATACCACACCTGATTTATGGCTCAATCTTCAGCGTAAGCGTGATCTTTGGGAGGCAGAAAACAATACACCAAGCTTTCTTGATGTGACCCCGTTGCCGGGTATCTCAGAGTTGAGCGAGTAAACCAGTTTATCACATGACGCAATACTTTCCAGT contains:
- a CDS encoding HigA family addiction module antitoxin, with amino-acid sequence MHTTTRRPTHPGEIIKYDYMEPLGLTVTALAAHLGVSRKHLSQVLHEKTSVSPVMALRLSRAFNTTPDLWLNLQRKRDLWEAENNTPSFLDVTPLPGISELSE
- a CDS encoding type II toxin-antitoxin system RelE/ParE family toxin; this translates as MIKGFAHKGLEDFFNTGTTRGIQSKHASKLGRILDRLDSALDIQDMNAPGFGLHPLKGNLINHYSIKISGNWRLTFKFENGNAYVVNYQDYH
- a CDS encoding tyrosine-type recombinase/integrase; translation: MTLTATQVKNAKPKAKLYRIADQGGLCLEVKPTGKKFWRYRYRFDGKATMLTLGTYPEVSLADARIEHMEASRTLKNGINPKQAKNVKLAEAQAQNDTFELVARAWLKKNSESWTTKTYRTNEGRLSNHVFPYIGHLPISAISPKDILGLLQRIEAKGTLETAHRVASLCSQIFKYAVFINKVEIDPVQIVKGALPPITKSRKHRAALTDPMEVGKLLRYIEEYSGHYIVKQALRVGLYTFTRSKEIRGMKWDEIDFDRKEWRIPAERMKMRKPHIVPLSNQVLTILKEVKQLNNPSKFVFPSVVNNSSILSENTLNTAIRRMGYTKEQLCYHGFRGTCTTLLYETGWPKDMVERQLAHVQTNQVRAAYDHAQYMEERTRMMQIFSDYLDSLRDGGSVIPFKKRA